Proteins from a genomic interval of Staphylococcus debuckii:
- a CDS encoding competence protein ComK, which produces MEEHYIFKRNDIAIMPIIMEGEPYPLTQILSYEKEPRILKISPRKALEKSCKFYGSKFSILRSDTIRLTDIKSKPPILLSPIISIILFSTQSISSPSNIWINIEYVKDIKSIGTKETQINFIDGQSITAPVTSRTINHQYKNAIYYEHLINKRVKTIKWNTEKPIDYSKPSLDVYETLCKYLVINQSNKS; this is translated from the coding sequence ATGGAAGAACATTATATCTTCAAACGTAACGACATCGCTATTATGCCCATTATCATGGAAGGAGAACCTTACCCCCTCACCCAAATTTTATCTTACGAAAAGGAACCGCGCATTTTGAAAATTTCCCCGAGGAAAGCTCTCGAAAAATCATGCAAGTTCTACGGCTCAAAATTTTCAATTTTAAGATCCGATACGATCAGATTAACAGATATCAAAAGCAAGCCCCCTATCTTACTCTCACCTATTATTTCAATCATCTTATTTTCTACTCAATCTATCAGTTCACCATCAAATATTTGGATAAACATTGAATATGTAAAAGATATTAAGTCAATAGGTACAAAAGAAACTCAAATCAATTTTATTGATGGCCAATCTATTACTGCACCCGTTACATCCCGCACTATCAATCATCAATATAAAAATGCCATTTATTACGAACATCTCATTAATAAACGCGTTAAAACTATCAAGTGGAATACTGAAAAACCAATCGACTATTCTAAGCCGTCACTAGATGTTTATGAAACGCTTTGCAAGTACCTGGTTATCAATCAATCCAACAAATCATAG